The Streptomyces cynarae genome contains a region encoding:
- a CDS encoding FAD-dependent oxidoreductase, protein MADSPTRPHSRMRSSGGTPTVLVIGGGASGNAVTILLRRAGITVDLIEAKPDWNATTGSGITLQGNALRVLRDLGVWERVSASGFPFGTLGIVAPDGTVLHVAEDIRTGGDDLPATLGMQRPQLQQILIDAVRASGATVRLGTTAEALEQDADGVSVRFSDGTEGRYDLVISADGLGSATRAAIGIAERPEPTGMAIWRIAAPRPEGVERTDLAYGGPAHIAGYTPTSENTIYAFVVEACRDRASIDPATYADEMYRLAQAYGGAWPEITKHITDPEKVNYTWFDRLLVEGSWHRGRVVLIGDAAHCCPPTIAQGAAMSLEDAMVLAELLTSGRDWDDKLLQSYYERRIPRVRTVVEASVQIGQWQLDGVRDADIPGLIGRTMNFLKELP, encoded by the coding sequence GGTGGCGCCTCCGGCAACGCCGTGACCATTCTGCTGCGCCGCGCCGGCATCACCGTCGACCTGATCGAGGCCAAGCCCGACTGGAACGCCACCACCGGCTCCGGCATCACTCTCCAGGGCAACGCCCTGCGCGTGCTGCGCGACCTGGGTGTCTGGGAGCGGGTGAGCGCCTCCGGCTTCCCCTTCGGCACGCTGGGCATCGTCGCCCCCGACGGCACCGTGCTGCACGTCGCCGAGGACATCAGGACCGGCGGTGACGATCTGCCCGCCACCCTCGGCATGCAGCGCCCCCAGCTTCAGCAGATCCTCATCGACGCGGTCCGCGCCTCCGGCGCCACGGTTCGACTCGGTACCACCGCCGAGGCCCTCGAACAGGACGCCGACGGTGTCTCCGTGCGCTTCAGCGACGGCACCGAAGGCCGCTACGACCTTGTGATCAGCGCCGACGGCCTGGGCTCCGCCACCCGCGCCGCGATCGGCATCGCCGAGAGACCCGAGCCGACCGGCATGGCCATCTGGCGCATCGCCGCCCCGCGCCCCGAGGGCGTGGAACGCACCGACCTCGCCTACGGCGGTCCGGCCCACATCGCCGGATACACCCCCACCAGCGAGAACACCATCTATGCGTTCGTCGTCGAAGCGTGCCGTGACCGCGCCTCCATTGACCCGGCCACCTACGCCGACGAGATGTACCGCCTGGCGCAGGCCTACGGCGGAGCCTGGCCGGAGATCACCAAGCACATCACCGACCCGGAAAAGGTCAACTACACCTGGTTCGACCGGCTGCTGGTCGAGGGCTCCTGGCACCGCGGCCGGGTCGTACTGATCGGCGACGCCGCCCACTGCTGCCCGCCCACCATCGCCCAGGGCGCGGCCATGTCCCTGGAGGACGCCATGGTCCTCGCCGAACTGCTGACCAGCGGACGGGACTGGGACGACAAGCTGCTCCAGAGCTACTACGAACGCCGCATCCCCCGGGTGCGGACCGTCGTCGAGGCGTCCGTGCAGATCGGCCAGTGGCAACTGGACGGCGTGCGTGACGCCGACATCCCCGGGCTGATCGGGCGCACGATGAACTTCCTCAAGGAACTGCCGTGA
- a CDS encoding amidohydrolase family protein, translated as MTVPTVDVHAHVLLPEVDALVADLPGLAEARALDARRNGPASLAVSGPMVRQRAPRMTDVTARLAVMDAQGVDVQLVSPSPSHYHYWADEETAEKVFRRANEATAAHCAQAPGRLHGLGLVPLQHPEQAVRALEHALEQGLSGVEISSHAPGRELSDAAYEPFWSRAEQTGAVLFLHPFGCTLDERLDRWYLSNAVGQPVENAVALSHLIFSGVLDRHPGLQLIAAHGGGYLPTHIGRSDHAWSARSDAGADCAHPPSSYLKRLYFDSLVHDPHVLRELVRAAGADRVLLGSDHAFDMGTDDPVAALRAARLPDSDFHAIRGGNAAALLNLS; from the coding sequence GTGACCGTGCCCACCGTGGACGTGCACGCGCACGTCCTGCTGCCGGAGGTCGACGCCCTGGTGGCGGACCTGCCGGGACTGGCCGAGGCCCGGGCCCTCGACGCCCGCCGTAACGGCCCCGCGTCCCTCGCCGTCAGCGGCCCCATGGTCCGCCAGCGCGCCCCGAGGATGACCGACGTCACCGCACGGCTGGCCGTGATGGACGCCCAGGGTGTGGACGTGCAGCTGGTCAGCCCGTCCCCCTCTCACTACCACTACTGGGCGGACGAGGAGACGGCCGAGAAGGTCTTCCGGCGCGCCAACGAGGCGACGGCCGCCCACTGCGCCCAGGCTCCCGGACGGCTGCACGGACTCGGCCTCGTCCCCCTGCAGCACCCCGAGCAGGCCGTACGCGCCCTCGAACACGCCCTGGAACAAGGCCTGTCGGGCGTCGAAATCTCCAGTCACGCCCCCGGCCGCGAGCTCTCGGACGCCGCGTACGAACCCTTCTGGTCCCGCGCCGAGCAGACGGGCGCCGTCCTCTTCCTGCACCCCTTCGGCTGCACGCTCGACGAGCGCCTGGATCGCTGGTATCTGTCCAACGCCGTGGGCCAGCCGGTGGAGAACGCGGTCGCGCTGTCGCACCTGATCTTCTCCGGCGTGCTGGACCGGCACCCCGGGCTGCAGCTGATCGCCGCCCATGGCGGCGGCTACCTGCCCACCCACATCGGCCGCTCCGACCACGCATGGTCCGCCCGGTCGGACGCGGGCGCCGACTGCGCCCATCCGCCGAGCAGCTACCTGAAGCGCCTGTACTTCGACTCCCTCGTCCACGACCCGCACGTACTGCGGGAACTGGTCCGGGCCGCGGGCGCCGACCGTGTCCTGCTCGGTTCCGACCACGCCTTCGACATGGGCACCGACGACCCCGTCGCCGCCCTGCGCGCCGCCCGGCTGCCCGACTCCGACTTCCACGCCATACGCGGCGGAAACGCCGCCGCGCTTCTCAACCTCTCCTGA
- a CDS encoding VOC family protein: protein MSNRLLTHLRHVDLAVPDYDKQLDFYAGVWGLTKVAEDSGISFLAAEGSPEQYVVRLRKADEKRLDLVSYGAASAADVDTLAERLLADGVQLISQPGKVETPGGGYGFRFFDVDGRTIEVSADVEVRQHRKIEEKESIPVKLSHVVLNSPDLDRTKAWYEEHLGFRLSDTLGHPHIGDVMHFMRISNQHHSMAIAKGPHTSLHHISFEMRGIDEYMRGSGRVMRAGFKKIWGPGRHMAGDNTFTYFLDPHGNTVEYTTELELLDEDTWHPHVYDFSKPEVTDQWGTANPMNELVTKESFNDVDRGVFVAPPV from the coding sequence ATGTCCAACCGCCTGCTCACCCACCTGCGGCACGTCGACCTCGCCGTGCCCGACTACGACAAGCAGCTCGACTTCTACGCCGGCGTCTGGGGCCTGACCAAGGTGGCCGAGGACTCCGGCATCTCCTTCCTGGCCGCCGAGGGCAGCCCCGAGCAGTATGTCGTCCGGTTGCGCAAGGCCGACGAGAAGCGCCTCGACCTCGTCTCCTACGGCGCCGCGAGCGCCGCCGACGTGGACACACTCGCCGAGCGACTCCTCGCGGACGGAGTGCAGTTGATCTCCCAGCCGGGCAAGGTGGAGACGCCCGGCGGCGGTTACGGCTTCCGCTTCTTCGACGTCGACGGGCGCACCATCGAGGTCTCCGCCGATGTCGAGGTACGACAGCACCGCAAGATCGAGGAGAAGGAGTCGATCCCGGTCAAGCTGTCGCACGTCGTGCTGAACTCCCCGGACCTGGACAGGACCAAGGCGTGGTACGAGGAGCACCTCGGCTTCCGGCTCTCCGACACGCTCGGCCATCCGCACATCGGCGACGTCATGCACTTCATGCGGATCAGCAACCAGCACCACTCCATGGCCATCGCCAAGGGTCCGCACACCTCGCTGCACCACATCTCCTTCGAGATGCGCGGCATCGACGAGTACATGCGCGGCTCCGGCCGCGTGATGCGCGCCGGCTTCAAGAAGATCTGGGGGCCGGGCCGGCACATGGCGGGCGACAACACCTTCACCTACTTCCTCGACCCGCACGGCAACACCGTGGAGTACACGACGGAGTTGGAGCTGCTGGACGAGGACACCTGGCATCCGCACGTCTACGACTTCTCGAAGCCCGAGGTGACCGACCAGTGGGGCACCGCCAACCCCATGAACGAGCTGGTCACCAAGGAATCCTTCAACGACGTCGACCGCGGCGTGTTCGTCGCCCCGCCGGTCTGA
- a CDS encoding fumarylacetoacetate hydrolase family protein, whose product MRFAAYEYRNRRHVAVVEEDGTLYPLPGVGSLTGLLAQGGGLPQLLEAGSTALDVPAGPHASEVRLLPPLQPPTVRDFVTFEEHVEGVRRSVDGAPGVPEQWYAGPTFYFTNPYAVYGPHDDIPMPPGSTVLDFELEVAAVIGKEGRDLTPEDARDHIIGYTVFNDWSARDLQSAEMKVGLGPCKGKDTATTLGPYLVTVDELEKYRDADGFLRLGLIASVNGETVGTDLLSNMSWTFEEMVAYASRGTVVRPGDVLGSGTCGNGGCLAELWGVRGGQDPPPLKPGDTVTLTVEGIGSVSNTVVAGAAPIPLPTGRRRSRERP is encoded by the coding sequence ATGCGTTTCGCCGCGTACGAGTACCGAAACCGACGTCATGTGGCCGTCGTCGAAGAGGACGGCACGCTCTACCCGCTGCCCGGTGTCGGCTCCCTGACCGGCCTGCTCGCTCAGGGCGGCGGCCTGCCCCAGCTGCTGGAGGCCGGCTCCACCGCGCTGGACGTCCCGGCCGGCCCCCACGCCTCCGAGGTACGGCTGCTGCCCCCGCTCCAGCCGCCCACCGTGCGGGACTTCGTCACCTTCGAGGAGCATGTCGAGGGCGTACGGCGCTCCGTGGACGGCGCCCCAGGCGTACCGGAGCAGTGGTACGCGGGCCCGACCTTCTACTTCACCAACCCGTACGCGGTGTACGGCCCGCACGACGACATCCCCATGCCGCCCGGCTCGACCGTGCTCGATTTCGAACTCGAAGTGGCCGCCGTGATCGGCAAGGAGGGCCGCGACCTCACGCCCGAGGACGCTCGCGACCACATCATCGGATACACGGTCTTCAACGACTGGTCGGCACGGGACCTGCAGTCCGCGGAGATGAAGGTGGGCCTCGGCCCGTGCAAGGGCAAGGACACCGCCACCACGCTGGGCCCGTACCTGGTCACCGTGGACGAGCTGGAGAAGTACCGGGACGCGGACGGCTTCCTGCGGCTCGGGCTCATCGCCTCCGTCAACGGCGAGACCGTCGGCACGGACCTTCTCTCCAACATGAGCTGGACCTTCGAGGAGATGGTCGCCTACGCCTCGCGTGGGACCGTCGTCCGCCCCGGTGACGTCCTCGGCTCCGGCACCTGCGGCAACGGCGGCTGCCTCGCCGAACTGTGGGGCGTACGGGGCGGGCAGGACCCGCCCCCGCTGAAGCCCGGCGACACGGTCACCCTCACCGTCGAGGGCATCGGCAGCGTCTCCAACACGGTCGTCGCCGGAGCCGCCCCGATCCCGCTGCCGACCGGCCGACGCCGCTCCCGGGAGCGGCCGTGA
- a CDS encoding SDR family NAD(P)-dependent oxidoreductase — translation MTDLHPKRLLGKIVVVTGAARGQGAAEAEALTREGARVMATDVTEAPGCRRLDVTSEKDWAELAAELGESYGQVHGLVNNAGVTWRVRLDAVRPEDMARVHAVNVTGPLLGIQHLAPLMRPGASIVNVGSSAALTAHYPVAYTASKWALRGLSATAAMELGPRGIRVNTIHPGFIETEMTASAAPAFREANLAGTPLGRTGTVDDVTPLVTFLLSDESSFITGAEIPVDGGLTAHGGAKPISDAVRN, via the coding sequence GTGACCGACCTCCACCCCAAGAGGCTCCTCGGCAAGATCGTCGTGGTCACCGGCGCCGCCCGCGGCCAGGGCGCCGCCGAGGCCGAGGCGCTGACCCGCGAGGGCGCCCGGGTCATGGCCACCGACGTGACCGAGGCACCTGGCTGCCGCCGGCTCGACGTCACCAGCGAGAAGGACTGGGCCGAACTCGCCGCCGAACTGGGGGAGTCGTACGGACAGGTGCACGGCCTGGTCAACAACGCCGGTGTCACCTGGCGTGTCCGCCTCGACGCCGTACGCCCCGAGGACATGGCCCGCGTCCATGCGGTCAACGTCACCGGGCCGCTCCTGGGCATCCAGCACCTGGCACCGCTGATGCGCCCTGGGGCATCCATCGTGAACGTCGGCTCCTCGGCGGCACTGACCGCCCACTACCCGGTCGCCTACACCGCCAGCAAATGGGCACTGCGCGGCCTGTCGGCCACCGCCGCCATGGAACTGGGGCCACGCGGCATACGCGTGAACACCATCCACCCCGGCTTCATCGAGACCGAGATGACCGCCTCCGCCGCGCCCGCCTTCCGCGAGGCCAACCTTGCCGGGACACCACTCGGCCGCACCGGAACCGTCGACGACGTCACCCCGCTCGTCACCTTCCTTCTCTCCGACGAGTCGTCCTTCATCACCGGAGCCGAGATCCCCGTGGACGGCGGCCTCACCGCGCACGGCGGGGCCAAGCCGATCTCGGACGCCGTACGCAACTAG